A segment of the Candidatus Neomarinimicrobiota bacterium genome:
CTGGCACCTCATAACATAAGATGCCGCGTAATCCTGTTTCCCTGACGGCTTTTGAAATTGTCGATAGGCTCCCGGTTATGGCGTTCGGACTCGAGTGATGATCTATGACCGTCGTAACGCCCGCCTTTGCGCTTTCCATAAGCCCTACCAATGCCGATAGGTAAACGTCCTCGGAAGTCAAAGCCCTGTCGAGTCGCCACCAGACTTTTTCGAGGATATCCACGAAATTCTTCGGCGTTTCCGCCGGAGGGGGCATGCCCCTCGCCAGCGAGCTGTAAAGATGCATATGGGCGTTTACATGACCGGGAGTCACCATTCCGCCCTGTGCGTCAATGATCTCCGCATCAGGATAATTTGATTTCACGTCGGATGTGCTTCCCACCTTGACGATCTCAGTTCCCTCGATCGCTATCGCCCCGTCAGATATGAACGGGTTTTGTTTATCTCCCGTAACAATCTCGGCGTTCACTATCAGAATCATACAGCGGATTCCTCTAATAGAGTTCTGACAAAATTCGTTGATCCGCTCTTTTTAATAGAATTGAGAAGAGTTGACATTATAATATATGTTCTCAAGGAGAGTTCATGACCCTCAGGGCAATCTGAGTTTGCTTTTGAAGCCAATACGGATCCATCATCTATCGAAATCTCGGCTGATATATACTCATCGCTGAAATTTGCTTTTTCATCGCTCAACATCGTCAGCTTATAATTCCTGTCGGAACCCCGCGCTAACATCTCTTCACCCCCGTCTTTCCTATAAACAACATATCCATCTTCTTCCGGGTATAGGTTAAACGTCTCAAGCGTACTGAAGAATCTCGGTTTTTCGATGAAGGGACCTCCGTCCTCAGGACAAAAGACATCGCAATTGCCGCACTCGTTGCAGAAATCGGCGTAATTCGCAATCTGATGATTTTTTTCGATCTTTAAAGAGCCGTCAGCCATTTCTTCGATTTTTTCACCGTCATATCTCAGTAACGTATACTCATATTCGCCGGGTTCGACTTCGATATAAAAATTCGAAACGTTAGGACAAACGGGGATGCATTTATCACAGTTTATACAATCAAAGAGGTGGAGTTTCGAGCCGATCTTCTTTGGTATGAGATTGTTTTGCTCACTCTTATACCGGACGTCGGAGCTGACCCTTTCGACAACTGTTTCTGTATTTGCAAGTAAGGCTTCCTCGTATTCTTTATCACCGGAGCTCTTGACGATGAACTCTTCTATATTCTCAGCGCCGACATCATTCATACTGTCTGTCAATCGGTTGAGGTATTTATGCATCCGGGCATAGCCGCCGGGACGGAGCAAGTCTGTGCAGACGGTGACAGGTACAAGTCCCATTGATACGGCATCGGAAAAGTTATGCTGGTCGATACCGGCGGAGAACGAAATAGGAACCTCTCCTCCAACACTCTTCCGGAATTCTCTTACAAGGTTCATTGTTATCACGTGGAGAGGCGGACCGGACATGTACATGACCTCATCATCGGGAAAATAATCTTTGTGATTCGACACCACGAGAGTATTGCTGAACTTGACACCGAAATGCCTACCCTCTTTCAGCGCCAATTCGCTTAGACGTCCGGTCATATCTATTGCCTGATCAAACTGCAGATCATCGTCAAAAAATTTCTGTTTCGTCTCAATCTCGTTATAACCCATCTCATCGTGCAGGAGTTCATCGACTTTTTTCTTCCCGAGCAAGGTAGGATTCATTTTCACTACAACGTCGATTCCCATTTCTGTGAGAAAAAATTCCGATATTGATTCGATCTCGTCCGAAGGACAGCCGTGAAATGTACTTAGCGTTATCGAACTGCTGATTTCGCTTTGATATTCCAAATCCTTAAACCGGGTAAACCCTGACGGAATTTCATTTATCAGGTCTTCGATGAATTCAGCGGCATTCGTCATTGAACTTATCCAGCTGCGAACCGGTTCCGATTGAATACCTTTCAGGTCATAACCGACGCTCATATCGAATATCGTGTCATTGGCTTTTCCGTCATCGCCCAGCACATTTTCCGCCTTTAACATCTCGATCAGCATCATTGCGGAAACGTATTCCATGAGTGATTGCTCCAATCTCAATTCCTGCGACCATTCGACGTTATATCCGACGTTCGTCGCGTCTATGCATGGACGGGGGATATCCAGCC
Coding sequences within it:
- a CDS encoding amidohydrolase family protein, with product MILIVNAEIVTGDKQNPFISDGAIAIEGTEIVKVGSTSDVKSNYPDAEIIDAQGGMVTPGHVNAHMHLYSSLARGMPPPAETPKNFVDILEKVWWRLDRALTSEDVYLSALVGLMESAKAGVTTVIDHHSSPNAITGSLSTISKAVRETGLRGILCYEVP
- a CDS encoding 4Fe-4S dicluster domain-containing protein, giving the protein MVELHPASFGALIRSIFSEFEEHRSIFSLPEGKWYKAQENTDSSVTFNGKKAATPLGPAAGPHTQMAQNIALSWLGGGRIIELKTIQINDRLDIPRPCIDATNVGYNVEWSQELRLEQSLMEYVSAMMLIEMLKAENVLGDDGKANDTIFDMSVGYDLKGIQSEPVRSWISSMTNAAEFIEDLINEIPSGFTRFKDLEYQSEISSSITLSTFHGCPSDEIESISEFFLTEMGIDVVVKMNPTLLGKKKVDELLHDEMGYNEIETKQKFFDDDLQFDQAIDMTGRLSELALKEGRHFGVKFSNTLVVSNHKDYFPDDEVMYMSGPPLHVITMNLVREFRKSVGGEVPISFSAGIDQHNFSDAVSMGLVPVTVCTDLLRPGGYARMHKYLNRLTDSMNDVGAENIEEFIVKSSGDKEYEEALLANTETVVERVSSDVRYKSEQNNLIPKKIGSKLHLFDCINCDKCIPVCPNVSNFYIEVEPGEYEYTLLRYDGEKIEEMADGSLKIEKNHQIANYADFCNECGNCDVFCPEDGGPFIEKPRFFSTLETFNLYPEEDGYVVYRKDGGEEMLARGSDRNYKLTMLSDEKANFSDEYISAEISIDDGSVLASKANSDCPEGHELSLRTYIIMSTLLNSIKKSGSTNFVRTLLEESAV